The Hymenobacter oligotrophus genome segment CGTTTGAGTTTAAACCGCTGGAGAAGGGTTACGGCGTGACGATCGGCAACGCGCTACGTCGCATTCTGCTGTCGTCGCTCGAGGGGTACGCGATTACCTCGGTCCGCACGAGCAACGTGCTGCACGAGTTTCAGACCATTGAGGGTGTCATAGAGGACATGTCAGAAATCATTTTGAACCTGAAGCAAGTTCGGTTCAAAAAGATTAACGATGTTATCGAAGACAAAATCACGGTTCGCATCAGCGGACAAGAATCCTTCACTGCCGGCGATATCAACAAGTTCACCAACGGTTTCCAAGTGCTGAACCCGGATCTGGTGATCTGCAACATTGACCCGAGCACTTCGCTGGAGTTTGAGTTTACGGTTCAGAAGGGCCGTGGCTACGTACCGGCAGAAGAGAACAAGCCGGCTGACCAAGTATTCGGTCAGATTGCGATTGATGCCATCTTCACGCCGATCAAGAACGTGAAGTACAGCATTGAGAACACCCGCGTGGAGCAGAAGACAGACTATGAAAAGCTGCTGCTCGAAATTCACACGGACGGCTCGATTCATCCGGAGGATGCGCTGAAAGGAGCTGCCAACATCCTGATTCAGCACTTCATGTTGTTCTCGGACAACACGATGACCTTCGAAACGGCTAAAGCCGAGGAGGAGACCAGCGTGGACGAAGAGACGCTGCACATGCGCAAGGTCCTCAAGACCCCGCTGCAGGACATGGACCTGTCGGTGCGTGCTTACAACTGCTTGAAGGCGGCCGACATCAAGACGCTTGGCGACCTAGTGCAACTGGACCTCGCCGACATGATGAAGTTCCGTAACTTCGGTAAGAAGTCGCTGACCGAGCTGGAGAACCTCGTTGAGGAAAAAGGCCTCCACTTTGGTATGGACGTGTCGCGGTTCCGCCTCGACGAAGAATAGCCTCCAATTTTTTTTTAGTGTGCCCTAGGGGCGGCGGTTCAAATGTGGTTTAGGCCCGCCGTGGTCGTCGCTCGCAAGCACATCACTTTCATTTCTTATTTGTCCGATGAGACACGGTAAAAAAGACAATCACCTCGGCCGTACCACCGCTCACCGCGGTGCCATGCTGTCGAACATGGCTTCGTCGCTGATCCTGCACAAGCGCATCACCACGACGACGGCCAAGGCTAAAGAACTGCGTAAGTACGTTGAGCCTCTGCTGACCCGCTCGAAAGAAGACACGACGCACTCGCGCCGTATGGTATTCGCCGAGCTGCAGAACAAAGAATCGGTGAAGGAGCTGTTCGGTGAAGTGGCTGGCAAAATTGCCAACCGTCCCGGTGGCTACACCCGCATCATCAAGCTGAGCGCCGGCCGTGCTGGTGACAACGCCGACATGTGCATCATCGAGCTGGTTGACTACAACGAAACCCTGCTGGAAGCCAAGAACGCTGGTGCTGCGAAAACGACTACCCGTCGTTCGCGCCGCGGTGGCAAGAAAGCCGAAGGTGCTGCAGCTCCAGCTGCTACCACCGAAGCTGCTCCTGCTACGGAAGCTCCGGCTGCTGACGCTGCTTCGACCGAAGAAGCTGCTTCGTAAGCAACGCCACTTTATAGGAAAGGGCACCCAATTTGGGTGCCCTTTTTCTTTGCCCTTGAGCAACAAGCCATGGTTGGCTGAGTAAAGGCATCAAGAAGCGAATTGAGTACCTTGCTGCCCCGTAGCCATGCACGCATCCGTTGTGGGTGATTGCGGAGCACTGTTATAATACCTTTTTCACCTTTCACCTTTTCTCGATATGAGCATTATCGCCGCCATCAACGCCCGGCAAATCTTCGACTCGCGCGGTAACCCGACTGTGGAAGTAGACGTGACTACCGACAACGGCGTAGTAGGCCGTGCTGCGGTGCCATCGGGCGCTTCTACGGGCAAGCACGAAGCTGTAGAGCTGCGCGACGACGATAAGTCGAAATACATGGGTAAGGGCGTGCTGAAGGCGGTTGAGAACGTCAACAGCAAAATTGCCGAAGAGCTGGTTGGCTTTTCGGTGTACGAGCAAAGCCTGCTCGACAAGATTATGCTGGAACTCGACGGTACGCCGAACAAGGCTAACCTAGGTGCCAACGCCATCTTGGGCGTATCGCTGGCAATAGCTCGGGCTGCTGCTCAGGAAGCTGGCATGCCGCTGTACCGTTACGTGGGTGGGGTGAATGCCTCGACGCTGCCGGTGCCGATGATGAACATCCTGAACGGTGGTTCGCACGCCGATAACAGCATCGACTTTCAGGAGTTCATGGTTATGCCGGTGGGCGCGGAGTCGTTCACGGAGGCGTTGCGTTGGGGTTCGGAAATTTTCCATAACCTGAAGAGCGTGCTGAAAAAGCAGGGCTTGAGCACCAACGTAGGCGACGAAGGCGGCTTTGCACCGAACATCAAATCGAACGAGGCGGCCATTGAGGTGGTGCTGCAAGCCATTGAGGCTGCAGGCTACAAGCCCGGCGACGACGTAATGATTGCGCTTGACGCAGCAGCTTCGGAGTTCTACTCCGATGGCCACTACCACTTCAAGAAGAGTACCGGCGACAAGCTGACGTCGTCGGAAATGGCTACGTACTGGGCTGACTGGACGCGTCGCTATCCGATCATCAGCATTGAGGACGGCCTTGACGAGGACGACTGGGCTGGTTGGAAGCAGCTGACCGACGAGGTGGGCAACAACGTGCAACTGGTGGGCGACGACTTGTTCGTAACGAACGTGAAGCGCATTCAGGAGGGTATTGAGAAAGGTGTGGCCAACGCCATCCTCATCAAAGTAAACCAAATTGGTTCGCTCACTGAAACCATCGACGCCATCAACCTAGGCCGTCGTCATCAGTACAAGAGCATCATGTCGCACCGTTCGGGCGAAACGGAGGACAACACCATTGCCGACTTGGCAGTGGCGCTGAACACGGGCCAGATCAAAACGGGTTCGATGTCGCGTTCCGACCGTATGGCCAAATACAACCAGCTGTTGCGTATTGAGCAGGAACTGGGTGAAGTAGCCTACTACCCTGGCCGCAACATGTAATAGCACCCTAGCCTACCTGGGCTAGCGCGGGGCCGCAGTTTTTTCGGAAACTGCGGCCCCGTTGTTTCCTGCCTAGGTGATTTTGGGCTTCAGCGGCAGCAAGAGCTAAATAATCGGACTGAGGCGCGAAACCACCTGGCACAGCGTTTATCTTTGAAGTATGGCTCTACCCGAAGTGTTCGATCGTGTGCCGCGCTTTCTGCGCAGCTTCTACTTCCTCACCGGCATGACCTTTTTGGTGTGGATGACGCTTTTTGACGCGAACGACCTGCTGAAGCAATACGAGATGTACGACAAGTGGCGCGAGCTGCAGGTGCAGAAGGAGTACTACACGGGCAAAATTGCGGAGGTGAAGAAAGACCGCGCCGAACTGCTCAGTAGCCCCGAAATGCTGGAGAAATTTGCCCGTGAAAAGTACGTGATGAAGCGCCCTGGCGAAGATGTATTCGTGCTGGTGCCGCAGGAGGAAGATTAGCCCTAGGAAGAGCAGACAGGTATTGAAGCACGGCCGCAAGCCGTGCTTTTTTGTTTCGCCAAGCAGCGCAGCAAGGTGCTAGCTGCCCATTAGGCACAGCTATTGCGTTGAAGCACTGCATGAGGCAGCCCACCAACCCGAAAGCACACTTACGACGCTGGTTAGCAGTAACCCTGATGTTGCTGCTGAGTACAGCGGCCCGGGCTAGGCCTTCGCAATTGCAAATAGCCCGGCAGTTTTTGCTGGCGGTGCTGGGTGGCAAGTACGACGACGCCTACCGAATGCTGGCACCCGAGGTAAAAGTCAGCGTAAGTCCGGTGCGTTTTCGGGCGGCGGCTGAGCCTATCTACCGGCAAGGGCAGCAGCGGGGTGCCGGTATCGATTTATATCGGCTGGGTTTGCGCATTGGCGAGAACGACCAAGTGCGCTGGTTTTACGCGTTTACTTTTAAAAGCGACTCGTTGGTCAAAGCCCCACAGCAGCTCGACGTATCGTTCCGAGACTCGGCTGCTACGGGCGTACTGGAGTTCAGAATGGTGCCACCCGCTGCCGAAAGCTCGCCGGGAAGCCCTAGGTAGTTGTCTCAAACCAACAGCTGTGCAGCTAGCCAGGCAACGAAATTTTGCCCATGTGCACGGCTGGTACGCGCTGGCGGCCCGAACCCATAGCTACGCCGGAGCCAGCCAGCGCCTCGTTGGCCAGCACAGCAAACAGCACGGCTTCCTTGGCATCGGGGGCTACGCCTAGGTGCTGCGTATCGGCGAAGTGGCAGCGGGGCAGGCGCTGCCGGATGGCAGCCATAAGCGTGGGGTTGTGCATGCCGCCGCCGCTGGCGTACACTGCCGCCGCGGGCTCAGGCCCAAAAGCCTGCTTAGCTGCTCGGGCAATGCCCTCGGCGCTGAGCTCGTTAAGCGTAGCCAGCAGATCGGTGGGGGAGAGGGTACTGGTACCGCTGCGCTGTTGCGCCGCCCGCACGTAGGCCGGGTTAAACAACTCTGGGCCGGTGGTTTTGGGCAGTTCAGCAGCGAAAAACGGATGATCGAGCAAAGCTTGAAGCAGCGCAGCGTTGCTGGTGCCGGCGGCAGCGAATTGGCCATCGGGGTCGTAGCTGTGCTCGGGAAACAGCTCGCGCACGAAAGCATCGAGCAAGGTATTGCCCGGGCCCACATCGGTGCTGAACACGGCCGCGGCATCAAGCGAAGCCGGCAGGTAAGTGAAGTTGGCAATGCCCCCTAGGTTCAGCAGCAGCCGATCTTCAGATGAGCTAGAGAAGAGCAAATAATCGCCGTACACGGCCAAGGGTGCGCCCTCGCCACCGGCGGCCACATGCTTCTGCCGAAAATCGCTGAGCGTGATGATGCCCGTGCGCACGGCTACGTGGTCGCCGTCGGCGAGCTGTAGGGTGGCGTTGTGCGGGTACTCCGGGCGCTGGTGTTGATGCTCGGGCGCATGGTATACGGTTTGGCCGTGGCTGGCTACGGCGTCTACTTCGGTAGGGCTAATGCCCCAGCTGTGTAAGCACTCGAGCACCAACTGGCCATGCAGCGTGCCCAGCCAGGCGTTCAGCAAGGTAAGTTCTTCTAGCTGCACCTCGGCCCGGGCAAATACCCGGCGTATGCGTGTGCGCACGTCGTCGGGGTAAGGTACGGTGGCAAACTGCTCCAGCGTGAGGCGCGTGGCCGGGCCGCTGCCCTCGAGCCGGCACAAAGCCACGTCGAGGCCATCGAGCGAAGTACCCGACATGAGGCCGATGATGCGGCGGCTGGGTTGCTGGGCAATTTGGCAGAGGCGAGTGAGGTGCGGGTTCATGCGGCTAATGTACTGCACCTACGAACACGCCACGCCTGGCGGAGTTGTAGCTTAGCAACACACATTGCTGCGTAGTTATGGCCAAAGCAGACCTCGCAACCCTAGGTGAAGTGTATGCCGCCAACCGACAGGAATGGCGGCAGTGGCTAACCCAAAACCACGCCGCGGCCGCCGGGGTGTGGCTGGTATACTACAAGAAAGCGAGCGGACGACCCAGCATTAGCTGGGCCGAAGCAGTGGAGGAAGCGTTGTGTTTTGGTTGGATTGACTCCAAAGCCAATACCATTGACGAGCACCGCTACAAACAAGTGTTTACGCCGCGCAAACCGCGCAGCGTGTGGTCGAAAATCAACAAGCAGTACATCGAGCGGCTAATTGCTGATGGGCTGATGCATCCGGCAGGGCTGCGAGCCATAGAAGTAGCAAAGCAAAACGGCAGCTGGACGGCCATCGACTCGGCCGAGAACCTCGAAGTGCCAACCGATCTGGCCGAGGCGCTGGCAGCCAATCAAGCGGCTCGTCGCAATTTCGACACTTTCAGCCCCAGCAACCGCAAACAACTGCTGCAATGGCTGCTCAGTGCCAAACGCCCCGAAACGCGGGCGCGCCGCGTGGCGGAAGCCGTACAGATGGCTGCTGCCAACCAAACGCTGGTGCAAGCCCAGGCGCAGCGGCGGCTATAGCCTGCTCAAAAACACCGCGGCACCGCAACAGGAGCGTTGCGGTGCCGCGGCTAAAGGAGAAGTTACCGTTGGGCTAGATGATCTTCTTGCCCGACATGGCCTGCTTGATGCTGATTTGCATTACGCGTTCGGCGAAGGGGCGGGTAAGCTCTTCCAGGTCGTCAACGGCGCGGTAAATGGCGTCTTTGTCGCCCGAACCAAGTACGCTGCGCAAAGCATCGGCTTTCTGGCGCGTCTGGCTGATTTCCTCCTCGGTGAGGTGCTGGCCGTTGTTGTGCACAAACCGATCGACCTGATACAGCATTTGCTCGGCGGCGGTGCGGGCTTCGATAACCATGCGCGCGGCTACGTCGTCCTTGGCGTGCATCAGCGAGTCCATAAGCATTTGCTCTACTTGGTCGTCGGTGAGACCGTACTGGGGCTTTACCTCGATGCTTTGCTGGATGCCGGAACGCAGCTCGATGGCCTCCACTTTCAGAATGCCGTCGGCGTTCAGGATAAAATTTACGTCGATTTTGGGCAAGCCGGCGGGCATCGCCGGAATGCCGCGCAGGTCGAACTCGGCCAGCTTGCGGTTTTCGCGCACCAAATCACGCTCGCCCTGAAACACCGAAATCTTCATGTTCACCTGCCCGTCGACGGAGGTGGTGTACTGGCGGCCGGCTTTCGTTGGGATTTTGGAATTGCGCGGAATGATGGGGTCCATCAGCCCGCCCATGGTTTCGATACCTAGGGTGAGCGGAGTTACATCGAGCAGCAGAATATCGCGGCGGTTGCCAGCCAAGATGTCGGCCTGAATGGCGGCACCTAGGGCTACTACCTCGTCGGGGTTGAGCGAGCTGTTGGCTTGCTGCCCGAAGAACTCCGACACGCTGTCGAACACCAGCGGAACGCGCGTAGAGCCGCCCACCAGCAACACGGCATCGAGCTTATCGGCCGTGAGTTTGGCATCGGCCAGGGCCTGGCGGCACGAGTCGATGGTGCGCGCCACCAGCGGCTGAATAAGTTGGTTGAACTCAGCGCGGGTAAGCGTCAGGTTTACCTCGCTGTTGAGGGCGGCGCCGAACACTTCTTCCTGGCTGAGGTGGCGCTTGGCTTGCTCGGCCATTAAGCGCAAGCGCTGTTTCAGCAGCGAATCTTGTTGCACGGCGCTCTGCAGCTCGTGGCGGTGCACCCAATGGTTTACCACCACGCGGTCGAAATCGTCGCCGCCTAGGTACGTGTCGCCGTTGGTGCTCAGCACTTCAAAAATGCCTTGGTGCAGGCTCAGGATGCTGATGTCGAAAGTGCCGCCGCCTAGGTCGTACACGGCCACGGTTTTCTCTTCCTCGGGCGAGAGACCAATGCCGTAGGCCAAGGCCGCCGCCGTGGGCTCGTTTACGATGCGCAGCACCTCCAGCCCGGCCAGGCGGCCTGCATCGCGCGTGGCTTGGCGCTGCGAGTCGTTGAAGTAAGCCGGTACGGTAATTACCGCCTTGTTAACGGGCGTTTTGAGCGAGTGCTCGGCGCGGGCACGCAGCTCTTTCAGGATTTCGGCCGATAGCTCGATGGGGGAGTAGAAGCGGTCTTGCACCCGAATCTTCACTAAGCCTTCGGCATCGTCGTCAATAACCTTATAGCCCAGCTCGCCGGCGTGGTTGCCTAGGTCGCGGTACGATTTGCCGAGCAGGCGCTTTACCGAGTAAATCGTGCGTTCGGGGTCGGTTTCGAGGTATCCTTTGGCGTCGTTGCCGACGATGGGCGCCGAGCCATCGGCCGGAAAATGCACCACCGACGGCACAATGGCACCGCGACCCATATCGTTGATGGCAATGGGTTGCCGCGACTCGGGGTGGATGTACGCAACGAGGCTATTGGTGGTACCTAGGTCGATGCCGACGATAATCTCCTCCTGCTGGAGGGCGCCGGTCGTTAGGTTGATGGAAACTTTGGCCATAGGAGTGCTCAAGAACGCAGCTCAGCTAAAGGAGCTGAAGCGCCGGGGGCGCAAAAGTACAACGGAAAAGCCCGCGGGGCAGGGCCGCACGGCTCCGCGCGTTTGCAAAGGCTAACGGGGCACAACAAGGCAACATGGGCCGTGGTTGCAGCTAGGCCCTAGGTGCCTGGATTGTTACGGCGCCTGGGCACCTAGGGCTATGGCCGGGCTACGGCAGCAAGCAGAAACGGTACTGGCACTACGTGCAACAGGGCAACAAAAAGCCCCAACCGTGCCGGTTGGGGCTTTTTTATTAATGAAGCTGAACGCAGTTACTTCACCACCAGCTTACGCGTCAGGTTCAGCTCGGGCACCGTAATGGTGTACAAGCCGCCGGGCAGCTGCTTGGCGGGCAGCACACGGGTAGTGTTGGAGCCGGGGTACAATTTCTGGGTTTGCTGGTGCACGAGGCGGCCGGTTACGTCGAGCACGCGCAGGTTCACGTCTTGCTCGGTGCCGGTGGTCATCGTCACCTCAATGTGGTCGGCGGCAGCCGGGTTGGGGTAAATCTCCAGGTTGTTGGCCAGGGCCGGAGCGGCTTCGGGGGCGCCTGCCGTGCCGCGGGCCGCCGTAGCCGTGTTAATGGTGGCCGGCGCCGTGTACGTTACCTTGATGAACGCCTTCTGAGCGGGGTTGGTAGTAGCGTTCTGGCGGGCCCGGATGGTTAGCCAACCATCGGCCGTGGGCGTGTAGGTGCCGGTGAGCGTACCGGTGCCCGAGCGGCTGCTTACCAGCGTACCGGCCGAGTTGTAAATGCCCGCTACCAGCGAGTAGGCTCCGTTGGCAGGGTACAGCGTGTACGTCACGGTTTTGTTGGCGCCTACGTAAATGCGGCCGGCTGTGCGCCATGCCGTAGAGCCAGCGGGCAGTTGACCGCCTTGGCCCAGCGAGCGGCTGTCACGGTCGCCTAGGTCGTCGGCCAGTTCCCACTCGTGGGTGGTAGCCAGAGCAGGGCGCGAGTAACCGGTGGTAGCGTTTACCGGGGCCCACACCGAGTAGCCGCGGCGGCCACCTGCCGCCGTGCCGTTGCAAGGCGGCGTATTGATAGCAACGGTTTGCGAAGCACTTACCGTAACGGTGGCCGTGCCGTTGGCGCCCGAGTAATCCTTCAGCACCGTGCCGGGGGCAAAATCGCACGATACTGTGTTGTTCTGCCAGGCCGAGAAGTTGTCGTTGATGCCGATGATGGCTTTGGTGCTGCGCTCAATCACCAAGTGGTCTTGCGCCTGCCAACGCACCTTGTATGCCCCATCCTTGAAGCGCAGGTTCTGGTGGCACCAAATCAGATTTTCGAGGTCGGAGCGGGTGGGCAGGTCGGTGGTGCTGGTGGGGCGGTGCGAGTAGCGCTTGCCCGTGCCGCCCACGTTAAACAGGTCCTCGAAGAAAATTTGGGGCGAACCGTCGAGGGCCAAAGCTGCGGCGTACGTGGCCGACAAGCGCGGGTCGAACGGATCGATGTGCGGGGCCAGCTCCGAGCCGGTGTTCCAACCCGTGTAATTACCCGTCGAGCCTACTTGTGGCCGGAAGGTGTCGTGGTTGTTTACGAAGGGCACGGTGCGGTGCACGTACTTGCCGCCTTGGTACACCACGCGGCGGCCCTGCTGGTAGCCCGGCAGCGAGCCAATGTTAAAGTTGCCGCCGCCGCTCACAATGCTGTAGAGGCCATCGCGCAGCGAGAAATCGAAGGTGCCGGCGCGGTCTTGCACATCGGTGCACCATTGGTCGAGCTGTGCCGAGCCGCCTACCCATTCGCCCACGGCAAACATGGTAGCCCCGCCGTTGGCCCACCCGGCGTTGGCTTGCAGGTTGTACAGGAAGTCTTCGGTAGCGAAAGCCGGGAAATGCTTCACGGCATCCAGGCGCACGCCATCAAAGCCCACCTGCTTCTTGTACCAAATCATCCAGTTGCGCGCCTGGGTGCGCATGTAATCGGCGCTTTGGGCGGGGTTGAAGGTGGCGTTGGAGCTTTGCCCGTACGAACCGTTGTAAAAGCTCACATCGGGCCCAAAGTACACGGCGTTCAGGTCGCCGGAAGTCGAGTTGTTGCCGGGGTTGGGGTTGAAGTTCTGCCAGTTTTTGGGCCAACGGCCCGAGCGCGCCAAGTAGTTGGCCGCGTCCTCGCTCGTGGCCGGCGAGTTGTACGAAACGTAACGGAAGTTTTTGTACTTACTGGTGGTGTAGTCTTCCCAAGCGGCAGGGTCTTGGCCGCCGGCGCCCGTGCTCGAGCCGGCTCCGTCAACGTGGTTCAGCACCACATCCTGCACTACCTCAATGCCGTTGGCGTGCAACACGGCTACCATGCGCAGGAGTTCGTCTTTGGTGCCCATGCGCGTGGCCACAAAACCCTTCTGGTACTTGTCGCCTAGGTCGTAGTGGTCGAAGGGGGAGTAACCGTTGCCCTGGTTGCCGTTCTTGATAGTAGGCGGAATCCAGACGGCGTCCACGCCCATGGCTTTCAGGCGCGGGGCTAGCTCGGCCAGGTAGTTGGCCCAGCCGTTGGGGTAGTTAGAATTCCAGTAGTCCCACCAGAAGCCTTGCAGGACAACTTTTTGAGCTTGTGCTGGTTGGCCCGCCAACAGGGCAAAGCCAACCGTAAGCAGCGCCCCCAAGCGGGAGGCCGCGCGCCACACTTTCAGCATGTGAGTAGAGGTGTTTTGGGAATGGAGAATGATTAAATAGAACTGGACAAAACGAGGTTTTGCGGGGCGAAAGTTGCGTAATACTTTTAGATTAAGCAAACGATTGCGGCCGGTTTAAGAAACCGTTTGCGGAACCTGCGAGCATAGTGCTTTGGAATTATTACCGCCGCCGCCCTGTTTAAAATTCGTCGCAGCCTACTTCAAACCGGCTGCGTATAATCAGTACTAGTAAAGCCCAAGCCAGCTCCGCCGCAGCATCTATTCTTATGGAAAAGCAAAGTGTCGTACACCGTTTGCGTTTGAAGGTAAAGGCCCGCCGCGCTGTGCGCCGTGCCTTGCCCTTTGTGGCTTCGCTGTTTTTGGCCACTCCGCTGGCTGCGCCGGTTACCACCACGGCCGCGCGCACCCAGAGCACGTCGGCTACGGCGCCCGTGAAGCGCGCCTTGGCCAAGGTGATGTTTGCGCAGGGCACGCGCCAGGTGTACAACGAGTTAAAGCTTAGCGAAAAAGGTTTGAGCTTCGACGTGTTCGAGAAAGCCTACACGGGCTACATGAACCTGCGCATCCAAGGCAAGCTGAACGACCAGCGGCAACTGCTCACGGTAGTCGACTTCAACCTGCCTTCCACCGAAAAGCGCTTATGGGTGCTCGACTTGGAGCAGAAAACGGTGCTGTTCAACACGCTGGTGGCCCACGGGCACAACTCCGGCGAAAACATGGCTACCAACTTCTCGAACCAAAACGAGTCGAACATGAGTAGCCTGGGCTTTTACGTTACCGACACCGAGTACTACGGCAAGCACGGTCGTTCGCTTAAGCTCGACGGCGTTGATCAAGGCTACAACGACAACGCCCGCGACCGGGCCGTGGTAATGCACGGAGCCGATTACGTGAGCGAAGATTTTATCCGGCAGTTTGGTCGCCTGGGCCGCAGCCTTGGCTGCCCGGCTTTGCCCATGGACCAATATGCCCAAATTATCGACGCGGTAGGCGGGGGCACGTGCTTGTTCCTGAACGGCAACTCGCCCGATTACCAATCGCAGTACCTCAACACCGACTTGGCCGCCAGCGCATTTGCAGCCGCCGACCTAGGCGAGTCCGTATAAATGGCTAGTTGGGTTGGCACTGGCCTGCCCAATTACGTGGAGGATTGGAGGGGAAAGAAAAGGCGCATGCGGCAACTGCCGCATGCGCCTTTTCGATTTTTGGCCCAGGGGATGCTTATAGCTTCACCCCAAACTTTTCGCCCAAGCCGGTGAGGTCGTCGACCACTTTTTGCAGCAGCGGAATACCCTCGGTTAGGCGTCGCTCCGTCATGCGGCGCTCCGGGTCGCCGGGGATGAGCACTTGCTGATTGGGCACTGCTTTGGCTCCGCGGAACGTTTCGATCCAGTTATCCATGTGCACCTTAAACTCGGCGGCCGGGCGGAAAGCATCTACGCGCATAACCCCGAAGAAATGCCCGATGCCTTGGCCCACCGGGTCGGCGGGCGGCTGCAGAAACGCTACAAAGGGCGGCACCCACGGCCCGTAATTGGCTCCGGATAGCACCGCCGACAGGATATCAACCGTGGCACCTAGGCCGTAGCCTTTGTGCGAGCCGGTTTCGCCGCCCAGCGGAATGAGCGCGCCGCCATTGCGGGTTTCGGTAGGGTTGGTGCTGGCGTTGCCGTCGCGGTCTTGTATCCAACCGGCT includes the following:
- a CDS encoding murein L,D-transpeptidase catalytic domain family protein, with the protein product MEKQSVVHRLRLKVKARRAVRRALPFVASLFLATPLAAPVTTTAARTQSTSATAPVKRALAKVMFAQGTRQVYNELKLSEKGLSFDVFEKAYTGYMNLRIQGKLNDQRQLLTVVDFNLPSTEKRLWVLDLEQKTVLFNTLVAHGHNSGENMATNFSNQNESNMSSLGFYVTDTEYYGKHGRSLKLDGVDQGYNDNARDRAVVMHGADYVSEDFIRQFGRLGRSLGCPALPMDQYAQIIDAVGGGTCLFLNGNSPDYQSQYLNTDLAASAFAAADLGESV